The genomic DNA TGGCTCTGGATTATTTGTTATGTTTTTATCTTATCATTTAACGGATTCATCACCGCTTGGAATGATTTTATTATTGGCTGTCGGAATTGTATTAATTATCATTGATGGGCAAATCTTTAATAATGGGACGGTCGCGGTTATCGGGATCATCATGATGTTACTCGCCTGTGTACTGCCGGTTCCGTCTATTCTTTATGGCACTTTAGTTGGTCTTGCTTTCATCATTGGTTTAACTGCTTCGTTTTTGTTTTTAAAAAGTTTTCAACCAAGGGATTATTGGTCACGTCTGACGTTAAAAGACCAGCTAACCAGCGAGCAAGGTTATAATTCCATGAATGAAGGGTATCGAGATTTGGTTGGAAAAACGGGGAGAGCTAAAACGCCGTTCCGGCCCGTTGGAACCATCATAATCGATGGGGTCACCTATAGCGCCGTTACAAGTGGTGAATGGATTGAACCGGGTGAACAAGTGATAGTGAAAGATGTTGATGGAACCAAAATCTTAATTCAATCCCAAAAAGGAGATGCTCCATCCAATTGAGCGGAGATCTCCTACTTTTTTGAACACTTCGAATCCTAATTAAGGGTATTGCATCTTCGGACAATCCATGCTATATTTAATTCCGTTGCCGCATTGAACGGTCAACAAAAATTATATCAATAACTTTTGAAAAAAAGTTATTGACACTTAAAACTAACGCATGATATAATATTTATTGTCGCGTTAACGACAAAGCGTAGTTATTACATACACTTATTCAGCAATATTAAATTATTCCGCAGTAGCTCAGTGGTAAAGCACCTAGCGTTACTTCGCCGAATAGGCTACGCTGAGGGATACGAACTTTGTATTCCGAACCCTAGACAATATTTTGTCTCGTTTCTAACTTTAACAAAGTCTATATTATTCCGCAGTAGCTCAGTGGTAGAGCAATCGGCTGTTAACCGATCGGTCGTAGGTTCGAATCCTACCTGCGGAGCCAATACAATGGCGGTGTAGCTCAGCTGGCTAGAGCGTACGGTTCATACCCGTGAGGTCGGGGGTTCGATCCCCTCCACCGCTACCATATTTATTTTGGCGGATGTGGCGAAGTGGTCAACGCATCGGATTGTGGTTCCGACATTCGTGGGTTCGAGCCCCATCATCCGCCCCATTTTTACATCGGGCCTTGTATATCCTGGACCCTTAGCTCAGTTGGTCAGAGCTGACGGCTCATAACCGTCCGGTCGTAGGTTCGAGTCCTACAGGGTCCACCAGAAATTATCACATTTTATTGTTTTCCTGCATAAGATTATGATCATTGGATATACTAAGTTATAGGTTCGAATCGACGCAGGATGGAGCACTCAAGCAATACATCATCGAGTGGACTACGCTGAGTATCGCCAAAGAATACTCAAGCGTTACGAATCATTCTTCTTCGAGAATGCTTCGTCCGTAAACTTTATTATCGACGCGGGATGGAGCAGTTCGGTAGCTCGTCGGGCTCATAACCCGAAGGTCGCAGGTTCGAATCCTGCTCCCGCAATACCGAGAAAAGCTCAGTCTTTAAAGACTGAGCTTTTCTACGTTTATCAGTGTTTATTAATTGAATTTAAGGGGTAAATCTGATAATGTAAAAAGTGGAAGGGATCAGTGATACAAGCCCTTTCAAATTCTACATAGGAGGAGATTAATTATGGCTTACGAATTGCCTGATTTGCCTTATGATTACAACGCCTTAGAACCACATATTGATGAAGAAACGATGCGGATCCACCATGATAAACACCATGGTACTTATGTAAACAAAGTGAATGCTGCTCTTGAGGGTCACGATGATTTAGCCAGCAAATCCAT from Tuberibacillus sp. Marseille-P3662 includes the following:
- a CDS encoding NfeD family protein → MALLSYPFMGFVVILLASVLLFGEVLVKVRGVFGTIGSGLFVMFLSYHLTDSSPLGMILLLAVGIVLIIIDGQIFNNGTVAVIGIIMMLLACVLPVPSILYGTLVGLAFIIGLTASFLFLKSFQPRDYWSRLTLKDQLTSEQGYNSMNEGYRDLVGKTGRAKTPFRPVGTIIIDGVTYSAVTSGEWIEPGEQVIVKDVDGTKILIQSQKGDAPSN